A section of the Solitalea canadensis DSM 3403 genome encodes:
- the acs gene encoding acetate--CoA ligase: MSSFKINSFEEYQEIYKRSVDDPEGFWADIAGTFRWQKKWDKVLDWNFTEPNVKWFVGGKLNITENCLDRHLEKNANTIAYIWEPNNPNDPTIKYTYRELHEKVCRFANVLKKHGAKKGDRICIYMPMIPELAIAVLACARIGAIHSVVFGGFSAHSIADRIQDAQSSLVITADGGVRGNKEIPLKSVMDDALELCPSVKKVIVFTKTKTPVYMLRGRDYWWEEEQATVGADCPAEPMDAEDTLFILYTSGSTGKPKGVLHTCGGYMVFAQYTFENVFQYEQPEIFFCTADIGWITGHSYIVYGPLLSGATSVMFEGIPTWPDPGRFWDIVQKHRVTTLYTAPTAIRSLMASGLKYVEKKDLSSLTKLGSVGEPINEEAWHWFHEHIGKGRCPIVDTWWQTETGGILISPIANITPLKPGYATLPLPGVQPCLVDEKGAIIEGNGVSGNLCIKFPWPGMIRTTYGDHERCRKTYFATYDNMYFTGDGCLRDKDGYYRITGRVDDVINVSGHRIGTAEVENAINMHTGVVESAVVGFPHDIKGQGIYAYVITEKSPADPNLMKQDILMTVSRIIGPIAKPDKIQFVSGLPKTRSGKIMRRILRKVAEGDLANVGDTSTLLDPAVVDEIKAGVIM; encoded by the coding sequence ATGAGTAGCTTTAAAATCAATTCGTTTGAAGAATACCAGGAAATTTACAAGCGAAGTGTGGATGATCCTGAAGGTTTTTGGGCGGATATTGCCGGAACTTTTCGCTGGCAAAAAAAATGGGATAAAGTTCTGGACTGGAACTTTACCGAGCCAAATGTTAAATGGTTTGTGGGTGGCAAACTAAATATTACTGAGAACTGTCTGGATCGTCATTTGGAAAAAAATGCGAACACGATAGCTTATATCTGGGAGCCTAATAATCCGAATGATCCAACAATAAAATATACTTACCGTGAGCTTCATGAGAAAGTTTGCCGTTTTGCCAACGTTTTAAAAAAGCATGGAGCTAAAAAGGGGGATCGCATTTGTATTTATATGCCAATGATCCCCGAATTAGCTATTGCTGTTTTAGCATGTGCGCGTATTGGAGCAATTCACTCTGTTGTATTCGGTGGATTTTCTGCTCATTCAATTGCCGATCGTATTCAGGATGCACAGTCTTCTTTGGTCATTACTGCAGATGGAGGAGTTCGTGGTAATAAAGAGATTCCATTAAAATCTGTAATGGATGATGCCTTGGAACTTTGCCCTTCTGTTAAAAAGGTAATCGTTTTCACTAAAACTAAAACGCCGGTTTACATGCTTCGTGGGCGCGATTATTGGTGGGAGGAAGAACAGGCTACTGTAGGTGCTGATTGTCCTGCAGAACCAATGGATGCAGAGGATACCTTATTTATATTATATACATCAGGGTCAACAGGAAAGCCTAAAGGTGTTCTTCATACGTGTGGCGGATATATGGTATTTGCCCAGTATACATTTGAAAATGTATTCCAGTATGAGCAGCCCGAAATATTTTTCTGTACTGCCGATATTGGCTGGATAACAGGCCACTCTTATATTGTATATGGTCCGTTATTGTCGGGTGCTACTTCGGTAATGTTTGAAGGCATACCAACCTGGCCAGATCCGGGACGTTTCTGGGACATTGTTCAGAAACACCGTGTAACTACTTTGTACACAGCTCCAACGGCTATTCGTTCATTAATGGCTTCAGGACTTAAATATGTGGAGAAAAAAGACCTTTCTTCATTAACAAAATTAGGTTCGGTAGGTGAGCCAATCAACGAAGAGGCATGGCACTGGTTCCACGAACATATTGGCAAAGGTCGTTGTCCGATTGTTGATACCTGGTGGCAAACAGAAACCGGCGGTATTTTAATTTCGCCGATTGCCAATATAACTCCATTAAAACCTGGGTATGCAACCTTGCCTTTACCGGGCGTTCAACCATGCTTGGTAGATGAAAAAGGTGCCATCATTGAAGGAAACGGGGTTTCAGGAAATTTATGTATTAAATTCCCTTGGCCAGGTATGATCCGTACCACTTATGGAGATCATGAGCGTTGCCGTAAGACCTATTTCGCAACCTATGATAATATGTATTTTACAGGCGACGGATGTTTACGTGATAAAGACGGTTATTACAGAATCACCGGCCGTGTAGACGATGTAATTAACGTTTCTGGTCACCGTATTGGTACTGCAGAAGTTGAAAATGCAATTAATATGCATACAGGTGTTGTTGAATCGGCGGTTGTAGGTTTCCCTCATGATATCAAAGGACAAGGTATTTATGCTTATGTTATCACTGAAAAATCACCGGCAGATCCTAACCTGATGAAACAGGATATTTTGATGACAGTTTCGCGCATTATCGGCCCGATTGCAAAACCTGATAAAATTCAATTTGTAAGTGGATTACCTAAAACTCGTTCAGGCAAAATTATGCGTCGAATCTTACGTAAGGTTGCTGAAGGAGATCTAGCCAACGTGGGTGATACTTCAACATTATTAGACCCTGCAGTAGTAGACGAAATAAAAGCAGGTGTTATCATGTAA
- the lpxB gene encoding lipid-A-disaccharide synthase, with translation MKYYIIAGEASGDLHGSNLMKALKDDDSNAEFRFWGGDLMLHESENIRKHYKEMAFMGFVEVVVNLRKILSNLSDCKHDLLENRPDALILVDFPGFNLKIAEFAKRNGIKVYYYISPKVWAWNQKRVLKIKKVVDHMFCILPFEVSFYDKWGMKVDYVGNPLLDAISNYSFNTDFKSQNNLDDRPIVALLPGSRKQEIERLLPEMIKMIDHFPENQFVIAGAPTFTADYYDQYKHGANVPVVFNQTYDLLKNSEAAIVASGTATLETALLNVPQVVVYKGNPLSIAIAKLLVKIKYISLVNLIAEKTVVKELIQDDCNEKALNAELDLILNDVTYRSKMLQNYAELHSLMGEPGASERTAKLIIDYLEMDQ, from the coding sequence ATGAAATACTATATCATAGCTGGAGAGGCTTCCGGTGATTTGCATGGCTCTAACCTAATGAAAGCATTAAAAGATGATGATTCAAATGCTGAATTCAGGTTTTGGGGTGGTGATCTAATGTTACATGAAAGCGAGAATATTCGCAAGCATTATAAGGAAATGGCATTCATGGGTTTTGTGGAAGTGGTTGTTAACCTTCGCAAAATTTTAAGCAATCTTTCGGATTGTAAACATGACCTGTTGGAAAACCGTCCGGATGCATTGATTTTAGTAGACTTTCCGGGATTTAACCTTAAAATAGCGGAGTTTGCAAAACGGAATGGTATTAAAGTATATTATTACATCTCACCTAAAGTGTGGGCATGGAATCAAAAACGAGTACTGAAAATCAAGAAAGTAGTTGATCACATGTTTTGCATTTTACCATTTGAAGTATCCTTTTACGACAAATGGGGGATGAAGGTAGATTATGTTGGAAACCCACTATTGGATGCTATTTCAAATTATTCATTTAATACGGACTTTAAATCACAGAACAACCTTGACGACCGTCCGATAGTTGCATTATTGCCGGGTAGTCGTAAACAAGAGATTGAACGTTTGTTGCCGGAAATGATAAAAATGATCGATCATTTTCCGGAGAACCAATTTGTAATTGCAGGGGCACCAACATTTACTGCTGATTATTATGATCAGTATAAGCATGGAGCCAACGTTCCTGTTGTTTTTAACCAAACATATGACTTGCTTAAAAATTCAGAAGCTGCCATTGTTGCTTCCGGAACCGCAACGTTAGAAACGGCCTTGTTAAATGTTCCTCAAGTGGTGGTGTATAAAGGTAATCCCTTAAGTATTGCCATTGCTAAATTGCTGGTGAAAATCAAGTATATCTCCTTGGTAAACCTTATTGCAGAAAAAACAGTGGTTAAAGAATTGATCCAGGATGATTGTAATGAGAAGGCTTTAAACGCTGAATTGGATTTAATTTTAAACGATGTTACTTATAGAAGTAAAATGTTGCAAAATTATGCAGAACTTCATAGCTTAATGGGGGAACCCGGAGCTTCAGAACGAACTGCTAAACTGATCATTGATTATTTGGAAATGGATCAATAG
- the surE gene encoding 5'/3'-nucleotidase SurE, with protein MTKHRPSILITNDDGITAPGIKVLIELMGELGDIVVVAPDSPQSGMGHAVTIAKPLRLDKVDVYDGVEMYQCSGTPVDCVKLAVNKVLHKKPDLLVSGINHGFNSSINVIYSGTMSAAMEGAIEGIPSVGFSLGDFKQDADFSATRPFVSAIAKEVLANGLPLGTLLNVNFPVGHKIKGLKVCRQAIAKWSEEFDERVDPHGRPYFWLTGKFLLNDKGEDTDEYALNEGYASVVPVHFDFTSYNAIPTLKNWNFNL; from the coding sequence ATGACCAAGCACAGACCCTCTATATTAATAACAAATGATGATGGAATTACAGCACCGGGTATAAAAGTGCTGATTGAATTGATGGGTGAATTGGGAGACATTGTAGTAGTAGCTCCTGATAGTCCTCAGTCGGGGATGGGGCATGCAGTAACCATTGCCAAGCCACTTCGCTTAGATAAAGTGGATGTTTATGATGGAGTAGAAATGTATCAATGTTCCGGAACGCCGGTAGATTGCGTGAAACTCGCTGTTAACAAAGTGCTGCATAAAAAACCAGACCTACTGGTTTCGGGCATTAATCACGGTTTTAACTCATCAATAAACGTTATTTACTCAGGAACCATGTCGGCTGCGATGGAGGGGGCCATTGAAGGAATTCCGTCGGTAGGATTTTCATTGGGTGACTTCAAGCAAGATGCAGATTTTAGTGCTACGCGTCCATTTGTAAGCGCTATTGCTAAAGAAGTACTGGCAAATGGTTTGCCTTTGGGTACCTTGTTAAATGTTAACTTCCCGGTAGGTCACAAGATTAAAGGGCTAAAGGTTTGTCGTCAGGCAATTGCTAAGTGGAGCGAAGAGTTTGATGAACGAGTAGATCCGCACGGCCGTCCATATTTCTGGCTCACAGGTAAATTCCTGTTGAATGATAAGGGAGAAGATACCGACGAGTATGCGCTAAATGAAGGTTATGCTTCAGTAGTGCCTGTGCATTTTGACTTCACATCATACAATGCAATTCCTACATTAAAAAATTGGAATTTTAACTTATAA
- a CDS encoding lmo0937 family membrane protein: protein MNSLLYLVAVILVIGWILGFFVYSAGGLIHILLVLAVVAILLNIIRGRSI from the coding sequence ATGAACAGTTTATTATATCTCGTGGCAGTAATTCTGGTAATCGGGTGGATACTGGGATTCTTTGTTTATTCGGCCGGTGGTTTGATTCATATTTTACTAGTATTAGCGGTTGTGGCTATATTATTAAATATTATCAGAGGACGAAGCATTTAA
- a CDS encoding glucosaminidase domain-containing protein has protein sequence MRSTVLKVVVVCLFLSISSLSFGQKTYINKYKSTARSLSVKYGIPSSVILGVAVVESSSGQNRNSKLLKNHFGIAGKNNLRKKGIYTKYKQYPTVNASYIDFCKVITRKSFYKKMKGSKNYAKWVDAISKTGYSTQPATWKKKVTTVIKKYNLAK, from the coding sequence TTGAGAAGTACAGTTTTAAAAGTTGTAGTTGTATGTCTTTTTTTATCCATTAGTTCCCTAAGTTTTGGACAAAAGACATACATAAATAAGTACAAAAGCACAGCCAGATCACTTTCAGTTAAATATGGAATTCCCTCTTCTGTTATCTTGGGAGTTGCAGTTGTGGAATCTTCGTCAGGACAGAATCGTAACAGTAAGCTACTGAAAAATCACTTCGGCATTGCAGGTAAGAATAATTTAAGAAAAAAAGGGATATATACGAAGTATAAACAGTATCCAACAGTTAATGCCTCGTATATCGACTTTTGTAAAGTTATCACCCGTAAATCGTTCTATAAAAAAATGAAAGGAAGTAAGAACTATGCGAAGTGGGTGGATGCTATAAGTAAAACGGGTTATTCAACTCAACCAGCAACTTGGAAAAAGAAGGTTACTACAGTTATTAAGAAATACAATTTAGCAAAATAA